In a genomic window of Ptiloglossa arizonensis isolate GNS036 chromosome 12, iyPtiAriz1_principal, whole genome shotgun sequence:
- the Omd gene encoding integrator complex subunit 5 omd isoform X1 gives MIIFNLKHLAENVIVIFKVEYHFSINLGRKFKMLHSAGTLSPQDILSEVRKFISGAVRPTHNTSTLDVTRTALFLLRNVPAARDAVLEYFCNVFFVAVTKHVRQIETNQNLAICEETIIAEIHAVLSSFINGNPEAWAPIISAWSLELLGKLSSDYAKRGNLPVNAGINDFLQQWMSCRATRTLIDITAQCLQCLMHSDTESCIKALLDTSVLHSPHFDWVVAHVGSCFPNTVITRVLSCGLKDFCAMGYEHNIKNPKLNSVVGILGHLAGSHFQDIRTALLDLFKWSLNEDMNIDEDTKKQKLATVPFLLNLASLSQTLLKAITSDVLQTLKPDIIPQLALFASDWCKYFDNQPKALIDLTVHLILGCEQGASQIINILLDTALNTSNVGYHSVNAAQSVKSVCNEILELVLEEIDLLLRTHGPQSANIALLTSIKQELPVILPLLLNQNPLRIQTAVRLLCFLGSQSGNILIFAASYMLVKAVTTFHLAALIRLVSNNVVVFPSNKSEADNMLASHGYFSQVVEQALREINYRNVMKKQEKRQFFQNLTVLLKWENSNKAMIFRSKMITHAIKSNLQQISSLLTKTNDFELANDIAKMLDLFSTPEKDNYLPNVELTLKLTRAIIQYFFLCIAEDDITKKQQSVKIVCHLLKDLTCYSPCARALALREILGHSINNDPAKYFGAKEKFEPKFEEMLLLHQNHKQVTSTMLAQKHSSVFHAGVIGHGPRKPPPENTIDKEIITLNKMLLMDVIKACCSNKDSERYPVNLDALTIVSLLLVEIVSPDVMYNGLPWPDEEFTKVTIERDLQIRRTFRDVPLLWTLLELTAWYRPALAYCSVLLRGIAATVMANWNTEAGVSLVSVMALGQLLPPPLASIRDILPVLEPHQINIIMKECVWAYMRENVPSPALFTRSEGANIAWRDTDTSTPNVRFTETLRLVLLANIQTLGALYSTLFYNENK, from the exons ATGATTATATTTAACCTCAAACATTTGGCAGAAAATGTGATCGTAATTTTCAAAGTGGAATACCATTTTTCAATTAACTtaggaagaaaatttaaaatgttGCATTCAGCGGGAACACTATCGCCACAAGATATTTTGTCAGAAGTTAGGAAATTCATTTCCGGAGCAGTTAGACCGACCCACAATACAAGCACTCTCGATGTAACTCGAACTGCTTTGTTTTTGCTTCGAAATGTACCCGCAGCAAGAGATGCCGTACTCGAGTACTTTTGCAATGTATTTTTCGTTGCTGTCACTAAACACGTTCGCCAAATCGAA ACAAATCAAAATTTGGCGATTTGCGAGGAGACTATCATAGCAGAAATTCATGCTGTTTTAAGTAGCTTCATTAACGGAAATCCAGAGGCATGGGCACCGATTATTTCAGCATGGTCATTGGAATTACTAG GTAAATTGTCTTCTGATTACGCAAAACGTGGAAACTTGCCTGTCAATGCTGGAATTAATGATTTTCTTCAACAATGGATGTCTTGTCGTGCTACTCGAACGTTAATCGATATTACAGCTCAATGTCTTCAATGTCTTATGCATTCTGATACAGAATCTTGTATCAAAGCATTACTAGATACCAGCGTATTACACAGTCCTCATTTTGACTGGGTGGTTGCTCATGTTGGAAGTTGTTTTCCAAATACAGTTATTACCAGAGTATTGTCTTGTGGTCTAAAAGATTTTTGTGCTATGGGCTATGAACATAATATCAAAAATCCCAAACTGAATTCGGTTGTTGGAATTCTGGGACACTTAGCTGGCAGCCATTTTCAGGATATTAGAACAGCATTATTGGATCTGTTTAAA TGGAGTTTGAATGAAGATATGAATATTGATGAAGAcacaaagaaacagaaattgGCTACTGTTCCATTCCTTTTAAATCTGGCATCTCTTTCTCAGACTCTTTTAAAAGCAATAACCAGTGATGTGTTACAAACGT TGAAGCCAGATATAATTCCACAATTGGCTCTGTTTGCATCTGACTGGTGCAAGTACTTTGATAACCAACCGAAAGCTTTGATAGATTTGACCGTGCATTTAATCTTAGGGTGTGAACAAGGTGCAtcacaaataataaatattttattagacACTGCATTAAACACAAGTAATGTCGGCTACCATAGTGTAAATGCGGCACAAAGCGTAAAAAGTGTATGTAATGAAATATTGGAATTAGTATTGGAAGAAATCGACCTTCTCTTAAGAACACATGGGCCACAGTCTGCAAATATTGCTTTATTGACTTCCATTAAGCAAGAATTGCCTGTAATACTGCCACTACTTCTGAACCAAAATCCTCTAAGAATTCAAACAGCTGTCAGGCTATTGTGTTTCCTCGGAAGTCAAAGTGGCAACATATTAATATTCGCAGCCTCGTACATGTTAGTTAAGGCGGTAACGACTTTTCATCTTGCTGCTTTAATACGCCTTGTTTCGAACAAcgttgtagtcttcccctcaaACAAGTCTGAAGCAGACAATATGTTAGCTAGTCATGGCTACTTTTCCCAAGTAGTGGAACAAGCActtcgagaaataaattacagaaatgtTATGAAGAAACAAGAGAAGAGACAGTTCTTCCAGAATCTTACAGTACTATTAAA ATGGGAGAACTCTAACAAGGCAATGATTTTCCGATCAAAAATGATTACACATGCTATCAAATCTAATTTACAACAGATCTCCTCCTTGTTAACAAAAACAAATGATTTTGAGCTAGCCAATGATATTGCAAAAATGTTGGATTTATTCAGCACTCCAGAAAAAGATAATTACCTACCTAATGTGGAGCTTACTCTAAAATTAACAAGagcaattattcaatatttctttttgtgCATAGCAGAAGACG ATATTACGAAGAAACAGCAAAGTGTGAAAATAGTGTGTCATTTACTGAAAGATTTAACTTGTTACTCACCGTGTGCTCGAGCCCTGGCTTTGAGAGAAATTTTGGGACATAGTATTAACAACGACCCCGCTAAATATTTTGGAgctaaagaaaaatttgaaccAAAATTCGAAGAAATGTTACTCTTACACCAAAATCACAAACAg GTCACAAGCACAATGTTAGCTCAAAAACATTCTTCAGTATTTCATGCTGGAGTGATTGGACATGGTCCACGAAAACCACCACCTGAAAATACAATCGACAAGGAAATTATCACTCTTAATAAGATGTTACTAATGGACGTGATAaag GCTTGCTGCAGTAATAAGGATTCAGAACGATATCCTGTGAATCTGGATGCCTTGACAATAGTTAGTTTACTATTAGTTGAGATAGTTTCACCTGACGTCATGTATAATGGACTGCCATGGCCTGATGAAGAATTTACAAAA GTCACCATTGAAAGAGATTTACAAATCCGTCGAACGTTTAGGGATGTTCCATTGTTATGGACATTGTTGGAGTTGACGGCTTGGTATAGACCTGCTTTGGCTTATTGTTCGGTTTTATTGAGGGGCATTGCTGCTACTGTTATGGCTAATTGGAATACAGAAGCAGGTGTTTCCTTGGTAAGCGTGATGGCACTCGGTCAATTACTGCCGCCACCATTGGCGAGTATAAGGGACATTTTGCCGGTTTTAGAACCACATCAG ataaatattataatgaaGGAGTGTGTATGGGCTTACATGCGTGAAAATGTTCCATCACCAGCCCTTTTCACACGCAGCGAAGGAGCTAATATAGCTTGGAGAGACACCGACACATCTACTCCAAACGTACGATTCACAGAAACACTTCGTTTAGTTCTATTAGCTAATATTCAAACATTAGGTGCACTTTATTCTACGTTATTTTACAACGAAAACAAATAG
- the Omd gene encoding integrator complex subunit 5 omd isoform X2, with the protein MLHSAGTLSPQDILSEVRKFISGAVRPTHNTSTLDVTRTALFLLRNVPAARDAVLEYFCNVFFVAVTKHVRQIETNQNLAICEETIIAEIHAVLSSFINGNPEAWAPIISAWSLELLGKLSSDYAKRGNLPVNAGINDFLQQWMSCRATRTLIDITAQCLQCLMHSDTESCIKALLDTSVLHSPHFDWVVAHVGSCFPNTVITRVLSCGLKDFCAMGYEHNIKNPKLNSVVGILGHLAGSHFQDIRTALLDLFKWSLNEDMNIDEDTKKQKLATVPFLLNLASLSQTLLKAITSDVLQTLKPDIIPQLALFASDWCKYFDNQPKALIDLTVHLILGCEQGASQIINILLDTALNTSNVGYHSVNAAQSVKSVCNEILELVLEEIDLLLRTHGPQSANIALLTSIKQELPVILPLLLNQNPLRIQTAVRLLCFLGSQSGNILIFAASYMLVKAVTTFHLAALIRLVSNNVVVFPSNKSEADNMLASHGYFSQVVEQALREINYRNVMKKQEKRQFFQNLTVLLKWENSNKAMIFRSKMITHAIKSNLQQISSLLTKTNDFELANDIAKMLDLFSTPEKDNYLPNVELTLKLTRAIIQYFFLCIAEDDITKKQQSVKIVCHLLKDLTCYSPCARALALREILGHSINNDPAKYFGAKEKFEPKFEEMLLLHQNHKQVTSTMLAQKHSSVFHAGVIGHGPRKPPPENTIDKEIITLNKMLLMDVIKACCSNKDSERYPVNLDALTIVSLLLVEIVSPDVMYNGLPWPDEEFTKVTIERDLQIRRTFRDVPLLWTLLELTAWYRPALAYCSVLLRGIAATVMANWNTEAGVSLVSVMALGQLLPPPLASIRDILPVLEPHQINIIMKECVWAYMRENVPSPALFTRSEGANIAWRDTDTSTPNVRFTETLRLVLLANIQTLGALYSTLFYNENK; encoded by the exons atgttGCATTCAGCGGGAACACTATCGCCACAAGATATTTTGTCAGAAGTTAGGAAATTCATTTCCGGAGCAGTTAGACCGACCCACAATACAAGCACTCTCGATGTAACTCGAACTGCTTTGTTTTTGCTTCGAAATGTACCCGCAGCAAGAGATGCCGTACTCGAGTACTTTTGCAATGTATTTTTCGTTGCTGTCACTAAACACGTTCGCCAAATCGAA ACAAATCAAAATTTGGCGATTTGCGAGGAGACTATCATAGCAGAAATTCATGCTGTTTTAAGTAGCTTCATTAACGGAAATCCAGAGGCATGGGCACCGATTATTTCAGCATGGTCATTGGAATTACTAG GTAAATTGTCTTCTGATTACGCAAAACGTGGAAACTTGCCTGTCAATGCTGGAATTAATGATTTTCTTCAACAATGGATGTCTTGTCGTGCTACTCGAACGTTAATCGATATTACAGCTCAATGTCTTCAATGTCTTATGCATTCTGATACAGAATCTTGTATCAAAGCATTACTAGATACCAGCGTATTACACAGTCCTCATTTTGACTGGGTGGTTGCTCATGTTGGAAGTTGTTTTCCAAATACAGTTATTACCAGAGTATTGTCTTGTGGTCTAAAAGATTTTTGTGCTATGGGCTATGAACATAATATCAAAAATCCCAAACTGAATTCGGTTGTTGGAATTCTGGGACACTTAGCTGGCAGCCATTTTCAGGATATTAGAACAGCATTATTGGATCTGTTTAAA TGGAGTTTGAATGAAGATATGAATATTGATGAAGAcacaaagaaacagaaattgGCTACTGTTCCATTCCTTTTAAATCTGGCATCTCTTTCTCAGACTCTTTTAAAAGCAATAACCAGTGATGTGTTACAAACGT TGAAGCCAGATATAATTCCACAATTGGCTCTGTTTGCATCTGACTGGTGCAAGTACTTTGATAACCAACCGAAAGCTTTGATAGATTTGACCGTGCATTTAATCTTAGGGTGTGAACAAGGTGCAtcacaaataataaatattttattagacACTGCATTAAACACAAGTAATGTCGGCTACCATAGTGTAAATGCGGCACAAAGCGTAAAAAGTGTATGTAATGAAATATTGGAATTAGTATTGGAAGAAATCGACCTTCTCTTAAGAACACATGGGCCACAGTCTGCAAATATTGCTTTATTGACTTCCATTAAGCAAGAATTGCCTGTAATACTGCCACTACTTCTGAACCAAAATCCTCTAAGAATTCAAACAGCTGTCAGGCTATTGTGTTTCCTCGGAAGTCAAAGTGGCAACATATTAATATTCGCAGCCTCGTACATGTTAGTTAAGGCGGTAACGACTTTTCATCTTGCTGCTTTAATACGCCTTGTTTCGAACAAcgttgtagtcttcccctcaaACAAGTCTGAAGCAGACAATATGTTAGCTAGTCATGGCTACTTTTCCCAAGTAGTGGAACAAGCActtcgagaaataaattacagaaatgtTATGAAGAAACAAGAGAAGAGACAGTTCTTCCAGAATCTTACAGTACTATTAAA ATGGGAGAACTCTAACAAGGCAATGATTTTCCGATCAAAAATGATTACACATGCTATCAAATCTAATTTACAACAGATCTCCTCCTTGTTAACAAAAACAAATGATTTTGAGCTAGCCAATGATATTGCAAAAATGTTGGATTTATTCAGCACTCCAGAAAAAGATAATTACCTACCTAATGTGGAGCTTACTCTAAAATTAACAAGagcaattattcaatatttctttttgtgCATAGCAGAAGACG ATATTACGAAGAAACAGCAAAGTGTGAAAATAGTGTGTCATTTACTGAAAGATTTAACTTGTTACTCACCGTGTGCTCGAGCCCTGGCTTTGAGAGAAATTTTGGGACATAGTATTAACAACGACCCCGCTAAATATTTTGGAgctaaagaaaaatttgaaccAAAATTCGAAGAAATGTTACTCTTACACCAAAATCACAAACAg GTCACAAGCACAATGTTAGCTCAAAAACATTCTTCAGTATTTCATGCTGGAGTGATTGGACATGGTCCACGAAAACCACCACCTGAAAATACAATCGACAAGGAAATTATCACTCTTAATAAGATGTTACTAATGGACGTGATAaag GCTTGCTGCAGTAATAAGGATTCAGAACGATATCCTGTGAATCTGGATGCCTTGACAATAGTTAGTTTACTATTAGTTGAGATAGTTTCACCTGACGTCATGTATAATGGACTGCCATGGCCTGATGAAGAATTTACAAAA GTCACCATTGAAAGAGATTTACAAATCCGTCGAACGTTTAGGGATGTTCCATTGTTATGGACATTGTTGGAGTTGACGGCTTGGTATAGACCTGCTTTGGCTTATTGTTCGGTTTTATTGAGGGGCATTGCTGCTACTGTTATGGCTAATTGGAATACAGAAGCAGGTGTTTCCTTGGTAAGCGTGATGGCACTCGGTCAATTACTGCCGCCACCATTGGCGAGTATAAGGGACATTTTGCCGGTTTTAGAACCACATCAG ataaatattataatgaaGGAGTGTGTATGGGCTTACATGCGTGAAAATGTTCCATCACCAGCCCTTTTCACACGCAGCGAAGGAGCTAATATAGCTTGGAGAGACACCGACACATCTACTCCAAACGTACGATTCACAGAAACACTTCGTTTAGTTCTATTAGCTAATATTCAAACATTAGGTGCACTTTATTCTACGTTATTTTACAACGAAAACAAATAG